Genomic segment of Caldisalinibacter kiritimatiensis:
GCCTTTTGATGTTTGTGGAGCTATGAGTCAAGGTATGATAGGATATCATATTCAGCAAGCATTAGGAGAAGAATTAAAGGCAAAGGGAAATAATAAATCAGTAGTTACTTTAGTAACTCAAGTAGTAGTGGACAAAAATGATTCTGCATTTGATAATCCTACAAAACCAATAGGTCCTTTTTATACAAAGGAAGAGGCAGATAGGATCAAAGAAGAAAAAGGATACGATATTGTAGAAGATTCAGGACGTGGCTACAGAAGAGTAGTGCCTTCTCCTGACCCTAAAAGAATAGTAGAACTTGAAGCAGTTAAGAACCTAGTTGATGCTGGATTTGTAGTTATAACAGTAGGTGGAGGGGGAGTTCCAGTAGTTGAAAATGAAAATGGAGAATTAGAAGGAGTTGCTGCAGTAATAGATAAAGATTTAGCCTCTGAAAGATTAGCAGAAGATTTAGATGCTGATACTTTATTGATATTAACTGCAGTTGAGAAGGTATCAT
This window contains:
- the arcC gene encoding carbamate kinase, giving the protein MEKIVVALGGNALQEAGQPATAESQLKVVKKTSKYISNLIEDGYKIIIAHGNGPQVGRIVLQNEAADNITPAMPFDVCGAMSQGMIGYHIQQALGEELKAKGNNKSVVTLVTQVVVDKNDSAFDNPTKPIGPFYTKEEADRIKEEKGYDIVEDSGRGYRRVVPSPDPKRIVELEAVKNLVDAGFVVITVGGGGVPVVENENGELEGVAAVIDKDLASERLAEDLDADTLLILTAVEKVSLNFGKPNQKDIDKMTVEEAKQYIEEGHFAPGSMLPKVKAAIRFAESKEGRKAIIASLDKARKALKGESGTVITK